The Sebastes umbrosus isolate fSebUmb1 chromosome 19, fSebUmb1.pri, whole genome shotgun sequence genome has a segment encoding these proteins:
- the ndor1 gene encoding NADPH-dependent diflavin oxidoreductase 1 produces MSKPSLLILYGSQTGTAQDTAQRIARQAQRRHLQVQVSPLDNYNVANLISESLVIFVCSTTGQGDPPDNMKNFWRFVFRKSLPAGSLSRLDCAILGLGDSSYPKFNFVAKKLHKRLQQLGASVLLPVGLADDQHDLGSDAVIDPWLTSFWEKAFALYPSLANLVPLREDEPLPPTYTFHFLDDVKETTDDRRRIPTEQTVASQSHPFPAKLVSNSRVTDMSHFQDVRLIEFDITGSNIEFAAGDVVMMHPCNTSEDVEQFCELLRLDPEARFTLSATDNTAVPARLPQPCTVRHLVESYLDIAAVPRRSYFELLSTFATNENEQEKLVEFSSAAGQDDLHTYCRRVRRTALEVLADFPHTTAELKVDYLLDLFPEIQPRSFSIASSLKAHPHRLQILIAVVKYKTKMFIPRRGLCSTWLASLDPVQGEVYVPLWVKKGTMTFPKDKDTPVIMVGPGTGVAPFRSAVQERIAEGKDANVLFFGCRSESKDFYFSSEWEEMMKTGRLTLFTAFSRDQEDKVYVQHRVRENAELLWDLIANRSACFYIAGSAKEMPTSVCDALKEVFQQKGGVSAEDAEQMLATMERTRQFQSETWS; encoded by the exons ATGtcaaagcccagtctgctcatCCTGTATGGGAGCCAGACAGGTACGGCCCAGGACACGGCCCAGAGGATCGCACGGCAGGCTCAGAGAAGGCATCTGCAGGTTCAAGTGTCGCCTCTGGATAACTACAATGTG GCCAACTTGATCTCAGAGTCTCTGGTGATTTTTGTGTGCTCCACCACCGGCCAAGGAGACCCTCCTGACAATATGAAG AACTTCTGGAGGTTTGTCTTTAGGAAGTCGTTGCCTGCTGGCTCTCTAAGTCGCTTGGACTGTGCCATACTGGGCCTGGGGGACTCCTCCTATCCTAA GTTCAATTTTGTGGCCAAGAAGCTTCATAAGCGCCTTCAGCAGCTGGGTGCCAGTGTgctgctgcctgttgggctggcAGATGACCAACATGACCTGGG GTCAGACGCTGTGATCGACCCGTGGCTCACGTCATTTTGGGAGAAAGCGTTTGCTCTGTACCCATCTTTGGCTAACCTGGTTCCACTGAGGGAAGATGAACC GCTCCCTCCAACGTACACTTTCCACTTCCTGGATGATGTGAAAGAGACAACAGATGACAGGCGGAGGATTCCTACGGAGCAAACTGTCGCCTCCCAGTCCCATCCATTTCCTGCCAAACTAGTGTCCAATAGTAGAGTAACGGACATGTCGCACTTTCAGGATGTGAGGCTCATTGAGTTTGATATCACTGGATCCAACATTGA GTTTGCTGCTGGTGATGTGGTGATGATGCATCCATGTAACACATCAGAGGATGTAGAGCAATTCTGTGAACTACTGAGATTAGATCCAGAGGCCAGGTTCACACTCAGTGCCACGGACAACACTGCAG TTCCGGCCAGGCTTCCTCAGCCCTGCACTGTGCGCCACCTGGTGGAGAGCTACCTGGACATCGCTGCTGTGCCTCGCCGCTCCTACTTTGAGCTGCTGTCTACCTTCGCCACCAACGAGAATGAGCAGGAGAAGCTGGTCGAGTTCAGCTCGGCGGCAGGCCAGGACGACCTGCACACCTACTGCAGGCGGGTTCGACGCACCGCGCTCGAG GTCTTGGCAGATTTCCCCCATACTACAGCAGAACTCAAAGTAGACTACCTCCTAGATCTGTTCCCTGAGATCCAGCCTCGCTCATTCTCCATCGCCTCTTCTCTCAAG GCTCACCCACACAGGCTCCAGATCCTGATAGCTGTGGTTAAATACAAAACCAAGATGTTTATACCACGAAGAGGCCTCTGCTCCACCTGGTTAGCCTCCCTGGACCCCGTACAAG GGGAAGTGTATGTGCCTCTGTGGGTGAAGAAGGGAACCATGACATTCCCTAAAGACAAGGACACCCCTGTGATAATGGTCGGACCTGGAACAGGAGTGGCACCCTTCAGGTCGGCTGTACAAGAGAGGATTGCTGAGGGAAAAGACG CCAACGTCCTGTTCTTTGGCTGTCGCTCTGAGTCCAAAGACTTCTACTTCAGTTCAGAGTGGGAGGAGATGATGAAGACTGGACGTCTGACTCTCTTCACTGCCTTCTCACGAGACCAG GAGGATAAAGTGTACGTGCAGCACCGTGTGAGGGAGAACGCTGAGCTCCTGTGGGACCTGATCGCCAATAGAAGTGCCTGCTTTTACATCGCTGG TAGTGCTAAAGAGATGCCAACCAGCGTGTGTGACGCTCTGAAAGAGGTGTTCCAGCAGAAGGGAGGTGTGTCCGCCGAGGACGCCGAGCAGATGCTTGCAACCATGGAGAGGACGCGCCAATTCCAGAGTGAGACCTGGTCCTGA